CCCTGAGTTTCGAGCATCCCTATCCCTTCGCCCGCCGGCTCTCCACCCTGGATCACCTGACCAAGGGGCGCATCGGCTGGAACATCGTCACCTCCTACCTGGAAAGCGGCGCGCGCAATCTCGGCCAGTCCGCCCAGGCCGACCACGATGCCCGCTACGACTATGCCGAAGAGTATCTGCAGGTCGTCTACAAGCTGCTGGAGGGCAGCTGGGAGGAGGGCGCGGTGCTGCGTGATCGCGCCTCCGGGCGCTTCACCGATCCGGCCAAGGTGCATCCCATCGGCCATCACGGCCGGCATTTCCAGGTGCCGGGTTACCACCTCTGCGAGCCCTCGCCGCAGCGCACCCCGGTGCTCTATCAGGCCGGCGCCAGCAGTCGCGGTCGCCAGTTCGCCGCCGAGCATGCCGAGTGCGTCTTCGTCGCCGCGCCCTCCAAGACGGTGCTCAAGAAGACCGTGGCCGACATCCGCCGCCGCGCCGCCGAGGCCGGTCGCGATCCGCGCCAGGTGCTGATCTTCAACCTGCAGACGGTCATCGTCGGCGAAACCGATGCCCAGGCCCGGGCCAAGTGGCAGGAGTACAAAGGCTACGTCAGCTACGAGGGTGCTTTGACGCTGATCTCCGGCTGGACCGGGATCGACTTCGCCGCCTACCGCCCGGACCAGGTGCTCAAGCACCTGCACACCAACGCCATCCAGTCGGCGGTGGAAGCCTTCTCCACCGCCGACCCCGGCAAGCAATGGACGGTGCAGGAGCTGGCCGACTGGGTCGGCATCGGCGGCTTCGGCCCGCTGCTGGTGGGCAGCCCCGCGACGGTCGCGGACGAATTGCAGAGCTGGGTAGAGGAAACCGACGTGGACGGCTTCAACCTGGCCTATGCCGTGACCCACGAGACCTTCGCCGACGTGGTGGAACTGCTGGTCCCCGAGTTGCAACGGCGCGGCGTCTACAAGCACGCCTATCGGGAGGGCACCCTGCGCGAAAAACTTGGCGGTGCTGGCCCGCGGTTGCCGGTGGAACATCCCGCCGCAGGCTATCGCGATCTGGCGCGGCTGCGGGAGGCGAGCGCGGTGCCTGTGACAGGCAAGCGTTACGCAGACGTCAGCTCCAGCGCCTGACGTTTCCCAGCCCTTGGAAACAACGGCACGCTGGCCAGGGCGCAGCCAGCCGCCGCCAGCCATACCGCTGCCCAAGACAGTCGACTCGCCAGGGCCGCCACCGCGATGGGCGTGAGAAACAGCATGACGAACACGCAGGTGTTACCCATGGCCAAGGCTGTCCCGGCGCGCTGGGTACCGGCCAGGGTGGCCAGCTCGGTGTAGGCGACACCATGCCAGGCCGATACGGTGATGCCGGCCACGATCATCACCGTGATAGTCACCCAGTTGGCCAGAGGTACGGTGCTTAGAGCAGTGGTACTGAGCGCACTGACGCTGATGCCCAACACCAGGAAGGCAAGAGCGCTCAGCCAGGCGCAGCGCTTGAGGTAGGAACGGCGGTTGTCATGCCTGTCGGTCCAGTAGCCGCTCCAGATGCGGCTGATAATGGCACCCGCCTGGATGATCGCGAGGGTGGCGGAGACGAACCTGATGTCGACCCCGCCAACGTCATGCAGGAATACCGCTGCATAGGTAAGGATGGCGAATTGCGGCGCGCAGAGTAGGCCGATGGCCAGGACGATCCGCCAGACCGCGGGATCGTATAGCGGCCCCTTGCTGGCCGGGATCTCTTTGGCCCTGGCAGGGCTAGTGAAATCAGGCTCGAACAGCCACGCCCAGGCGAAGAGACCTGACAGTAGGCACAGCGCAGCGGAGGCTGCGAAAACCTCGACGAAGCCATAGCTGTGCGCCAGCCAGGGCAGCAAGATCGCGCCCAGGGCATAGCCGCCCGGTACGGCGGTCTGGCGCAGGCTCATGGCCAGGCCGCGCTCGCCCTCCCGGAACCAAGCCAGGATCGCGCGACCGCTGGCACCGTTGACGCTGCTGCCCAGTAGGCCCACCGCGAACAGGCCGGCCGCCAGCAGCATGACCACAGGCGCCAGGGAAGCGAGCAGCGCCAGCATCGACAAGGCCACGGCCGAGCTGAACAAGCCCATCAGCAATACCGGACGGTCTCCCCAGCGGTCGGTGAGCAGGCCCCAGGGGATCTCGCTGGCAGCAATGCCCAGTCCTAGTACGCCCAGCACCATACCGAGTTCACTGTCATCCAACTGGTAGGAGGTGCGCAGGTATACCGCGGTCGCGGGAAGACCGCCGACCAGACTGGAGAAGCTGGCGTTGGCGGCAATCCCGACGCCCAGGACTTTCCAGCGGTGATTGTTGTTCAGGGTCATGGCGAGGCTCGCTGTCCAGAAAAGGTGGGCAGGAAACTCTCATGACGGTATCGTTCGGAAAATCAAATTATTTTTCGTTGTCGTCCCATAAATCAGGATGGTCATGCGGCTGGTCAATCTAGATCTCGATGCGCTGCGCAGCTTCGTGACGGGCATGGAAGTGGGCAGTTTCGCCAAGGCTGCGAGCAAGTTGGCGCGCTCTACGTCGGCCATCAGCGCTCAGTTGAAAAAACTGGAAGCCCAGGCCGGAACGCCCCTGTTCAAGAAGGCGGGTCGGCAACTGGAGCTGACCGACGCGGGAGAGGTGCTGCTGGGCTACTCTCGCAAGCTGCTCAGCCTGAATGACGAAACCGTCGCGGCGGTTGCGGAACTCAAGCTCAAGGGCTGGGTGCGCCTGGGCTTGCAGGAGGATCTTGGCGGTTTCCTGCCCCAGGTTCTGGGCCGCTTTATGCGTGCTCATCCGAACGTGCAGGTGGAGGCTTGCATCGCCCGTAACGCCGATTTGCTCAGCCG
The window above is part of the Pseudomonas oryzihabitans genome. Proteins encoded here:
- a CDS encoding MFS transporter, producing the protein MTLNNNHRWKVLGVGIAANASFSSLVGGLPATAVYLRTSYQLDDSELGMVLGVLGLGIAASEIPWGLLTDRWGDRPVLLMGLFSSAVALSMLALLASLAPVVMLLAAGLFAVGLLGSSVNGASGRAILAWFREGERGLAMSLRQTAVPGGYALGAILLPWLAHSYGFVEVFAASAALCLLSGLFAWAWLFEPDFTSPARAKEIPASKGPLYDPAVWRIVLAIGLLCAPQFAILTYAAVFLHDVGGVDIRFVSATLAIIQAGAIISRIWSGYWTDRHDNRRSYLKRCAWLSALAFLVLGISVSALSTTALSTVPLANWVTITVMIVAGITVSAWHGVAYTELATLAGTQRAGTALAMGNTCVFVMLFLTPIAVAALASRLSWAAVWLAAAGCALASVPLFPRAGKRQALELTSA
- a CDS encoding LLM class flavin-dependent oxidoreductase, with the translated sequence MSREIRLNAFDMNCVAHQSPGLWRHPRDRSWDYKDLDYWTELAQLLERGLFDGLFIADVLGLYDVYGGGPEATLREATQVPVNDPLALITPMAAVTRHLSFGLTASLSFEHPYPFARRLSTLDHLTKGRIGWNIVTSYLESGARNLGQSAQADHDARYDYAEEYLQVVYKLLEGSWEEGAVLRDRASGRFTDPAKVHPIGHHGRHFQVPGYHLCEPSPQRTPVLYQAGASSRGRQFAAEHAECVFVAAPSKTVLKKTVADIRRRAAEAGRDPRQVLIFNLQTVIVGETDAQARAKWQEYKGYVSYEGALTLISGWTGIDFAAYRPDQVLKHLHTNAIQSAVEAFSTADPGKQWTVQELADWVGIGGFGPLLVGSPATVADELQSWVEETDVDGFNLAYAVTHETFADVVELLVPELQRRGVYKHAYREGTLREKLGGAGPRLPVEHPAAGYRDLARLREASAVPVTGKRYADVSSSA